In Primulina huaijiensis isolate GDHJ02 chromosome 6, ASM1229523v2, whole genome shotgun sequence, a single window of DNA contains:
- the LOC140978954 gene encoding dephospho-CoA kinase-like isoform X1, producing MRIVGLTGGIGSGKSTVSNLFKAHGIPIVDADAVARNVLKKGTGGCRKVVAAFGDDILLPDGEVDRPKLGQIVFSNSDMRQVLNRLLAPYISSGIFLEVFKLWLRGFKIIVLDVPLLFEAKMDKWTNPIIVVWVDPETQLRRLMGRDGTTVEEASSRIGSQMCLDLKKTKADIVIDNTGSIEQLNDNFREVLMQVKKPLTWTEFALSRDGAIVAFVSILFGVIVCRKALKPN from the exons ATGAGGATAGTGGGGTTGACTGGAGGAATCGGTTCCGGAAAGAGTACAGTCTCCAATCTTTTCAAAGCTCATGGTATTCCCATCGTTGATGCTGACGCAGTTGCCCGT AATGTATTGAAGAAAGGCACGGGTGGCTGCAGAAAAGTGGTGGCAGCATTTGGGGACGATATTTTACTGCCTGATGGAGAGGTGGATCGCCCAAAGCTTGGACAAATTGTATTCAGCAACTCTGATATGCGACAAGTTCTTAATAG GTTACTGGCACCTTACATTTCATCTGGGATTTTTCTAGAAGTGTTCAAGCTATGGTTGAGGGGTTTCAAGATTATCGTTCTCGACGTGCCTCTCTTGTTTGAAGCAAAGATGGACAAGTGGACTAACCCCATCATTGTGGTTTGGGTTGATCCAGAGACTCAGCTTCGACGACTTATGGGAAGAGATGGGACAACAGTCGAAGAGGCCAGCAGTAGGATTGGTTCTCAGATGTGTCTAGATTTGAAAAAGACCAAGGCTGATATTGTGATCGACAACACGGGAAGTATAGAGCAACTGAATGACAATTTCAGGGAAGTGTTGATGCAGGTGAAGAAACCTTTAACATGGACTGAATTTGCACTTTCTAGAGATGGAGCTATTGTGGCTTTTGTTTCTATCCTTTTTGGTGTCATCGTATGTAGGAAAGCGTTGAAGCCCAATTAA
- the LOC140978954 gene encoding dephospho-CoA kinase-like isoform X2 codes for MNVLKKGTGGCRKVVAAFGDDILLPDGEVDRPKLGQIVFSNSDMRQVLNRLLAPYISSGIFLEVFKLWLRGFKIIVLDVPLLFEAKMDKWTNPIIVVWVDPETQLRRLMGRDGTTVEEASSRIGSQMCLDLKKTKADIVIDNTGSIEQLNDNFREVLMQVKKPLTWTEFALSRDGAIVAFVSILFGVIVCRKALKPN; via the exons ATG AATGTATTGAAGAAAGGCACGGGTGGCTGCAGAAAAGTGGTGGCAGCATTTGGGGACGATATTTTACTGCCTGATGGAGAGGTGGATCGCCCAAAGCTTGGACAAATTGTATTCAGCAACTCTGATATGCGACAAGTTCTTAATAG GTTACTGGCACCTTACATTTCATCTGGGATTTTTCTAGAAGTGTTCAAGCTATGGTTGAGGGGTTTCAAGATTATCGTTCTCGACGTGCCTCTCTTGTTTGAAGCAAAGATGGACAAGTGGACTAACCCCATCATTGTGGTTTGGGTTGATCCAGAGACTCAGCTTCGACGACTTATGGGAAGAGATGGGACAACAGTCGAAGAGGCCAGCAGTAGGATTGGTTCTCAGATGTGTCTAGATTTGAAAAAGACCAAGGCTGATATTGTGATCGACAACACGGGAAGTATAGAGCAACTGAATGACAATTTCAGGGAAGTGTTGATGCAGGTGAAGAAACCTTTAACATGGACTGAATTTGCACTTTCTAGAGATGGAGCTATTGTGGCTTTTGTTTCTATCCTTTTTGGTGTCATCGTATGTAGGAAAGCGTTGAAGCCCAATTAA
- the LOC140979698 gene encoding translocator protein homolog codes for MQYRKQKRTGMAARGLRSLAIAIILPLSLTVLDIILFGSGNRFRSMQRHPYFPPMWALHSALLVAAFLSGLSAWLVWVDGGFHHQPRALFLYLGQLSLSLGWYPIVFGAGAIRVGLVLCAALFGSLIACSRIFKNVNPIAGDLFKPCLLWGMLLAVVNVRLVYQW; via the coding sequence ATGCAATACAGAAAACAGAAGAGAACCGGCATGGCCGCGCGCGGCCTCCGCTCGTTGGCCATAGCCATCATCTTGCCACTGTCCCTCACCGTCCTCGACATCATCCTTTTCGGGTCCGGAAACCGCTTTCGCTCCATGCAAAGGCATCCCTACTTTCCTCCCATGTGGGCTTTACACTCCGCTTTGTTGGTCGCGGCATTTCTTTCCGGCCTCTCTGCTTGGCTTGTTTGGGTGGACGGCGGGTTCCACCACCAACCAAGAGCGTTGTTCCTGTACTTGGGCCAGCTTTCGCTCAGCCTGGGATGGTACCCGATTGTGTTCGGGGCTGGGGCTATACGGGTTGGGTTGGTCTTGTGTGCCGCATTGTTCGGGTCGCTGATTGCGTGCTCTCGGATCTTCAAGAATGTGAACCCCATCGCGGGTGATTTGTTTAAGCCGTGCCTGCTTTGGGGGATGCTTCTGGCTGTTGTAAATGTTAGGCTTGTGTACCAATGGTGA